In Alkalihalobacillus sp. TS-13, the following are encoded in one genomic region:
- the flaG gene encoding flagellar protein FlaG: MGVGNVDSSPSVFPRQDARLETKNNENRSEQKEPHKEQDVVLSKQDLQEKVESMNDFLVPTHTSLKFELHEKLDRYYVQVIDDKTKEVIREIPNKKFLDMYAAMAELVGIIVDEKI, from the coding sequence ATGGGTGTAGGGAATGTCGATTCATCTCCTTCGGTTTTTCCGAGGCAAGATGCTAGGTTAGAAACTAAAAATAATGAAAATCGATCTGAACAAAAAGAGCCTCACAAAGAACAGGATGTTGTTTTATCTAAACAAGATCTACAAGAAAAAGTGGAGAGCATGAACGACTTCTTAGTACCTACACATACGTCATTAAAATTCGAACTCCATGAAAAGTTAGATCGATATTACGTGCAGGTGATCGATGACAAGACTAAAGAAGTCATTAGAGAGATACCGAACAAAAAGTTTTTGGATATGTATGCGGCGATGGCGGAACTTGTGGGGATTATCGTAGACGAAAAAATTTAG
- a CDS encoding flagellin → MKVNVRTMAKEMMAQTKNSILSQAAQAMLAQSNQLPNEVLQLLR, encoded by the coding sequence ATGAAAGTAAATGTTCGCACGATGGCGAAAGAAATGATGGCACAAACTAAGAATTCTATTCTTTCTCAAGCAGCACAAGCAATGTTGGCTCAATCAAATCAGCTTCCGAACGAAGTTTTACAACTTCTAAGGTAA
- the csrA gene encoding carbon storage regulator CsrA, protein MLVLTRKPNQSVQIGEDIEIKVLGIDGDQIKIGIDAPKNIDIHRKEIYLAIQEENNSAATVDSDLIKKLSGIVKNK, encoded by the coding sequence ATGCTCGTGCTCACTCGGAAACCGAACCAATCAGTACAGATTGGAGAAGACATTGAGATAAAAGTGCTAGGAATCGATGGTGATCAAATCAAGATCGGAATCGATGCACCGAAAAATATAGATATACATAGAAAAGAAATCTATCTAGCAATTCAAGAGGAGAATAACAGTGCCGCAACTGTGGATTCAGATCTTATCAAGAAGCTGTCAGGGATCGTAAAGAATAAATAA
- the fliW gene encoding flagellar assembly protein FliW, with the protein MKIGTKYFGDVEIEEKEILEFVQGLPGFIDENQFVVLSFADEDTPLSILQSLKTPNLAFVITNPFLFFQDYEFNIPNAVTDQLAIKDEKEVAVFVILTVQDLFEKTTANLKAPIVVNVENGSGKQIVLNDDQYQTKHRLFRQPLTAVKGDK; encoded by the coding sequence ATGAAAATTGGAACGAAATACTTTGGAGATGTGGAAATAGAAGAGAAAGAGATATTGGAATTTGTACAAGGCTTACCCGGTTTCATTGATGAAAATCAGTTTGTGGTTCTTTCTTTTGCGGATGAAGATACACCATTAAGTATCTTGCAATCCTTAAAGACGCCTAACTTAGCCTTCGTAATCACAAATCCATTTCTATTTTTCCAAGATTACGAGTTTAACATTCCGAATGCCGTTACAGACCAATTAGCTATAAAAGATGAAAAAGAAGTAGCCGTCTTTGTCATTTTAACTGTACAGGATCTATTCGAAAAAACAACAGCCAATTTGAAAGCACCGATTGTTGTGAACGTAGAAAACGGTTCAGGTAAACAGATTGTTTTGAATGATGATCAATATCAAACGAAGCATCGTTTGTTCAGACAACCTCTTACAGCTGTGAAGGGGGATAAATAA
- a CDS encoding DUF6470 family protein gives MQIPQIRIQSQPALIGLKTTKGVQQISQPKAEQSIQQPKADLNTKTTKGTLTIDQTQAWNDMDLKSVFVQTEEAAQLGREDLLAGIARRAQEGDQLMRIENGGNPIAEHARVNSGGEMKEWNIGWIPSAGSVKLDYQPARVDIEVQVNKPIIETTPKKPEHTYQPGDVEVFLRQRNSLSIDFV, from the coding sequence ATGCAAATCCCGCAAATCCGAATCCAATCGCAGCCTGCTTTAATCGGTTTGAAAACAACTAAAGGTGTACAACAGATCAGCCAGCCGAAAGCAGAGCAGTCCATCCAACAGCCCAAAGCGGATTTAAACACCAAGACAACAAAAGGAACACTGACCATTGATCAGACTCAAGCATGGAACGATATGGATTTAAAAAGTGTTTTTGTCCAGACGGAAGAAGCGGCGCAGTTGGGTCGGGAAGATTTACTTGCAGGGATTGCACGTCGGGCTCAGGAAGGCGATCAGTTGATGAGGATTGAAAATGGTGGAAATCCAATTGCTGAACATGCACGAGTGAACAGTGGCGGTGAAATGAAAGAGTGGAATATCGGGTGGATTCCTTCAGCAGGAAGTGTGAAGTTAGATTACCAACCTGCTAGAGTTGATATCGAGGTTCAAGTCAATAAACCGATCATTGAGACGACTCCTAAAAAACCGGAACATACCTATCAACCTGGTGATGTTGAAGTCTTTTTAAGACAGAGAAATTCACTATCAATTGATTTTGTCTAA
- the flgL gene encoding flagellar hook-associated protein FlgL, whose amino-acid sequence MRVTQSMLTGNMLRNLSQSYERMGKYQDQLATGKRINRPSDDPVVAMKGMEYRTNLTEVEQFKRNLSEVYNWMDNSDAALDEAGQALHRIRELTVQASNGTYEDGQRSAIAKEISQIRDHLIDIANTRVAGKYIFNGNNTTEAPVMADGTLAATANDNSVEIEVSKGIKVRTNITPSNVFSQDLFDDLKKLVGELENPSYTDEEIGDFLSNLDTHMDNTTAERAELGARYNRVEMISDRVAEQEVIASRILSDNEDADMERVIIDLKTQESIHRAALAAGARIIQPTLMDFLR is encoded by the coding sequence ATGCGTGTTACGCAAAGTATGTTGACAGGAAATATGCTTCGTAATTTAAGCCAGAGTTATGAGCGGATGGGCAAGTATCAGGATCAGCTCGCGACAGGGAAGCGTATCAACAGACCTTCTGATGACCCAGTCGTCGCGATGAAAGGCATGGAATACAGGACGAACCTGACGGAAGTTGAGCAGTTCAAGCGTAACTTGTCAGAGGTCTATAACTGGATGGATAACTCGGATGCAGCTCTGGATGAAGCCGGACAAGCTTTGCACAGAATCCGTGAGTTGACAGTTCAAGCGAGCAACGGAACGTATGAGGATGGGCAACGAAGTGCTATTGCAAAAGAAATCAGTCAGATTCGTGACCATTTGATTGATATTGCAAATACAAGGGTTGCAGGGAAGTATATATTCAACGGGAACAATACGACTGAAGCACCAGTTATGGCTGATGGGACACTAGCTGCCACCGCGAATGATAATTCAGTTGAAATTGAAGTGTCAAAAGGAATCAAGGTAAGGACGAATATTACACCAAGCAATGTGTTTTCTCAGGATCTATTTGATGATTTGAAAAAGTTAGTTGGGGAACTTGAAAATCCTTCATACACCGATGAAGAAATTGGGGATTTTCTTTCTAATCTGGATACTCATATGGACAACACAACGGCAGAAAGAGCGGAACTTGGAGCACGTTATAACCGTGTTGAAATGATCAGTGATCGTGTTGCGGAGCAAGAGGTCATTGCTAGCCGGATCTTATCCGATAATGAGGATGCGGATATGGAACGTGTTATCATAGATTTGAAAACTCAGGAAAGTATCCATCGGGCAGCTTTAGCAGCAGGTGCTCGTATTATTCAGCCGACGTTAATGGATTTCTTAAGATAA
- the flgK gene encoding flagellar hook-associated protein FlgK has product MSSTFHGLETSLRGLRTHQSALNTTGHNISNASTPGYSRQRVNFTQTEAFPAPGRNRPQIPGQLGTGVEAGSVQRVRESFLDLQFRGESTKSGYWSARSNALQKMEEIINEPSDHGLGKTMDRFWQSLQDLAVNPEDSGARSVVRERGKALAGTFNYLSGSLTSIKDDIKLQIDNSADTISSIAEQINDLNRQIGELEPHGYLPNDLYDKRDLLVDQLSELANVKVSKVDSGGDDLEIAEGKYTIQLVDDSGTAIGTLVDGEKLNWNELKVGYQDGKANTFTLTEYDKDGNATGKAPEAINYTAKGQLLGQIEAHNEVYPEMLSKLDEMAYQFVEAFNAQHQAGKGLDDSTGLNFFNIPDRTDGTKVDASDWSGAASLIKLDANITGDSGLNKIAASSDGNDGDGSNALLLSDVKDETLTFQSGDATFQSFYEGAIGEMAVDTQQANRLKGNSETLKQSVEERRQSVSGVSLDEEMTRMMQFQHAYNAAARNITSIDEMLDRIINGMGRVGR; this is encoded by the coding sequence ATGTCTTCTACGTTTCACGGACTTGAAACATCACTCAGAGGGTTACGGACCCATCAAAGTGCACTAAATACAACTGGACACAATATCTCGAATGCAAGCACACCCGGATACTCCAGACAGCGTGTCAATTTTACACAGACGGAAGCATTCCCGGCTCCTGGACGAAACCGGCCGCAGATTCCTGGACAGCTTGGTACTGGGGTAGAGGCGGGTTCTGTTCAACGTGTGCGTGAAAGTTTTTTGGACTTGCAATTCCGAGGTGAAAGTACAAAATCAGGATATTGGTCTGCGCGTAGTAATGCCCTTCAAAAGATGGAAGAAATCATAAACGAACCGTCTGACCATGGATTAGGAAAAACAATGGACCGATTCTGGCAATCGCTGCAGGACTTGGCGGTCAACCCAGAGGATTCCGGTGCACGTTCGGTTGTTCGTGAGCGCGGGAAGGCACTGGCAGGGACGTTCAATTATTTGTCAGGTTCACTCACTTCGATTAAAGACGATATCAAGCTGCAAATTGATAATTCAGCCGATACGATCAGCTCAATTGCTGAGCAGATCAATGATTTAAATCGACAGATCGGTGAATTGGAGCCGCACGGATATCTGCCAAATGACTTGTATGACAAGCGGGATCTGTTGGTCGATCAGTTGTCGGAACTAGCGAACGTGAAGGTTTCGAAGGTTGACAGTGGCGGCGATGACCTGGAAATTGCTGAAGGGAAGTACACGATTCAATTGGTTGATGACAGCGGGACGGCAATCGGAACGCTGGTTGATGGGGAGAAGCTTAATTGGAATGAACTGAAGGTCGGGTATCAAGATGGAAAGGCAAACACCTTTACGCTGACTGAGTATGACAAGGATGGGAATGCGACAGGTAAAGCACCTGAGGCGATTAATTATACAGCGAAAGGGCAGTTGTTAGGGCAAATTGAAGCCCATAATGAAGTTTATCCAGAAATGTTGTCGAAGCTTGATGAAATGGCATATCAGTTTGTAGAAGCATTCAATGCTCAGCATCAAGCGGGTAAGGGACTGGATGATTCTACTGGCTTAAACTTTTTCAATATACCTGATCGTACTGATGGAACGAAGGTTGATGCATCCGATTGGTCTGGAGCAGCATCCTTGATCAAGCTCGATGCAAACATCACAGGCGATAGCGGTTTGAATAAAATCGCAGCGTCAAGTGATGGAAATGATGGAGACGGTAGTAACGCATTGTTACTCTCAGATGTGAAGGATGAAACGTTGACTTTCCAATCCGGAGACGCAACTTTCCAAAGTTTTTATGAAGGCGCAATCGGTGAAATGGCAGTTGATACACAGCAAGCCAATCGTTTGAAGGGCAATTCTGAAACATTGAAACAGTCGGTGGAGGAACGTCGCCAATCTGTAAGTGGCGTTTCTTTGGATGAAGAAATGACGAGAATGATGCAGTTCCAGCATGCGTATAATGCAGCTGCGCGGAATATCACCAGTATCGATGAAATGCTTGATCGGATCATCAACGGCATGGGTCGAGTAGGAAGGTAG
- a CDS encoding flagellar protein FlgN: MRVDRMVGLLSDLHSQHKLLLEISVQKTEALKKNDITVLDKLLSEENKCIQTIERIENERVREVETLLNAQGIVIDENPSLAQLLRFYDHEGQAKLIHAQNQLRQTIQELQEQNELNHELTRQSLQFVNASLSLMEPKKPTANYGRPGQTSQQNGYQKSRSIFDSKA, translated from the coding sequence ATGAGGGTGGATCGTATGGTCGGGCTGTTGTCCGATTTACATAGTCAGCACAAATTGCTTTTAGAAATTTCCGTACAAAAGACGGAAGCCTTGAAGAAAAACGACATAACTGTGTTGGATAAACTGTTGAGCGAAGAGAACAAGTGCATCCAAACCATTGAACGGATTGAAAATGAACGGGTACGTGAAGTCGAAACGCTATTGAACGCACAAGGCATCGTCATTGATGAAAACCCTTCGCTGGCCCAGTTGTTACGGTTTTATGACCATGAAGGACAAGCGAAGCTCATTCATGCACAAAATCAATTGAGACAAACGATTCAGGAGCTTCAAGAACAAAATGAGTTGAACCATGAATTGACAAGGCAATCGCTGCAATTCGTCAATGCTTCATTATCATTAATGGAGCCGAAAAAACCGACAGCGAATTACGGACGACCTGGCCAAACGAGCCAACAGAACGGGTATCAAAAATCACGATCGATATTTGATTCTAAAGCATAG
- the flgM gene encoding flagellar biosynthesis anti-sigma factor FlgM gives MKINRYGNISNNPYKHQLNKTAETQQQQVKQDKIQISKEALEMQKNHGTSTDRAEKIEHLKNEIQSGNYQVDSGKVAKKFFDFWTKS, from the coding sequence TTGAAAATCAATCGATATGGAAACATCTCAAACAACCCATACAAACACCAGCTTAATAAAACGGCAGAAACGCAACAGCAGCAAGTGAAGCAAGATAAAATCCAGATTTCAAAAGAAGCGCTGGAAATGCAGAAAAACCACGGTACTTCAACAGATCGCGCTGAAAAGATCGAGCACTTGAAAAATGAAATCCAATCTGGAAACTATCAGGTAGATTCAGGGAAAGTCGCGAAGAAATTCTTCGACTTTTGGACGAAGAGCTAA
- a CDS encoding TIGR03826 family flagellar region protein, with the protein MAELANCPQCGRIFAKSFRQVCDTCYKEEEKMFELVYKFIRKKANREASLWEVHEATGVPEKTIIRFVKEGRIRANQLPNIAYPCERCGKNIQNCRICVNCNDRMKKDLHSHDESTQKRIQEERITYHTEK; encoded by the coding sequence ATGGCGGAGTTAGCCAATTGCCCGCAATGCGGACGCATATTCGCGAAGTCGTTTAGACAAGTGTGCGATACATGTTATAAAGAAGAAGAAAAGATGTTTGAACTCGTGTATAAATTCATCCGCAAGAAAGCGAATCGAGAAGCATCATTATGGGAGGTACACGAAGCAACGGGTGTGCCAGAGAAAACGATCATCCGATTCGTAAAAGAGGGCAGGATACGCGCTAATCAATTACCGAATATCGCTTATCCATGTGAACGTTGTGGAAAGAACATTCAAAACTGTCGGATTTGTGTGAATTGTAACGATCGCATGAAAAAAGACTTACATTCACATGATGAATCGACCCAAAAACGTATACAAGAGGAACGAATAACTTATCATACAGAAAAATAA
- a CDS encoding ComF family protein has protein sequence MGLDGEPLLCGECRGKLVLIEGEICQQCGRAFSLFPEKYRQNDICLDCVEWSRRGRSISKNRSLFLYNSFLQEWMAQFKYRGDAELIKAFSDELRTLFKKEFRDTIVVPIPLSEERQYERGFNQSELIAISLGATVVDALERPLHEEKQSKKSRVDRLENQTVFTFKSSADIHGKSITLVDDIYTTGATVEAAGKILLEEGARKVMSFTVARG, from the coding sequence TTGGGGTTAGATGGTGAGCCTTTGTTGTGCGGGGAATGTCGGGGAAAGCTAGTTCTTATCGAAGGAGAGATTTGTCAACAATGCGGACGTGCTTTTTCGCTATTTCCCGAGAAATATCGGCAAAACGACATTTGTCTGGATTGTGTCGAATGGAGCCGAAGAGGGCGCTCCATCAGTAAAAACCGCTCGTTGTTCCTGTATAATTCATTTTTACAGGAATGGATGGCACAGTTCAAATATCGAGGAGATGCAGAATTGATCAAGGCGTTCAGCGACGAGTTGCGCACACTTTTTAAAAAGGAGTTCAGAGATACAATTGTTGTCCCGATACCACTTAGTGAAGAAAGACAATACGAACGTGGATTCAACCAGAGTGAATTGATTGCTATATCGCTTGGCGCTACGGTCGTAGATGCTTTGGAAAGACCTCTGCATGAAGAAAAACAAAGTAAAAAGTCCCGGGTAGACCGTCTTGAAAATCAAACAGTCTTTACTTTTAAAAGTAGCGCAGACATCCATGGGAAATCTATTACTTTAGTCGATGATATTTATACGACAGGAGCGACTGTCGAGGCTGCAGGTAAGATTTTACTAGAAGAAGGTGCGCGAAAAGTCATGTCTTTTACAGTCGCAAGAGGGTAA
- a CDS encoding DEAD/DEAH box helicase, translated as MRFATIPSKHGPALCPEPLLDQDTSLLPISKIDELPHPPLQPDYHFNRELQNYLIGRHLLFDEIPFPLEKMHDHYLHGFIRYEKGITKDKHGFSCQRCGNRDKALFAAFVCYRCKAECTYCRNCIMMGRVNQCTPLLSWNGLSPSFNVEEPILRWDGKLSELQSRAAEKISDLVGHSAELLVWAVCGAGKTEILFPGIEKALRAGLRVCLATPRTDVVTELLPRFESAFPGVEVQALYGGHSTIDSPTPLVLSTTHQLFRFKEAFDVMIVDEVDAFPYSYDETLQFAVEKACKEEAARIYLSATPSENLLSRVKKKYLDVIHISKRFHGHPLPVPRVEWCGNWKKGLKKKRLPKVLFDWVKERLDSDRQCFLFVPTVKHLDDVFDCLKDHGSVDFVHAEDPDRNEKVNRFRKGEITMLITTTILERGVTVPKIDAAVFGADHDVFTSNALVQIAGRVGRSIEDPYGEVVYYHYGKTRAMVSAKQSIEQHNRRTSEKVNT; from the coding sequence ATGCGTTTTGCCACCATTCCTTCAAAACATGGACCCGCCCTTTGTCCCGAGCCTCTGCTTGATCAAGACACCTCACTTCTTCCAATCAGCAAAATCGATGAATTACCACATCCACCACTACAACCTGATTATCATTTCAATCGCGAGCTGCAAAATTATTTAATCGGCCGTCATCTCCTATTTGATGAAATCCCGTTTCCTCTTGAAAAAATGCACGACCATTATTTACATGGTTTTATTCGGTATGAAAAAGGAATAACAAAAGATAAACATGGATTCTCCTGTCAAAGGTGCGGGAACCGTGATAAAGCGTTGTTTGCTGCTTTTGTCTGTTACCGCTGTAAAGCAGAATGCACATACTGCCGAAACTGCATCATGATGGGGCGGGTTAACCAATGTACCCCGTTGTTAAGCTGGAATGGACTGAGTCCAAGCTTTAACGTAGAGGAACCGATTTTACGATGGGACGGGAAGTTGTCTGAACTGCAATCGAGGGCAGCTGAAAAAATTAGTGATTTAGTCGGTCATTCTGCAGAGCTATTGGTCTGGGCAGTCTGTGGTGCAGGAAAGACTGAGATCTTATTTCCTGGCATTGAAAAAGCGCTGCGAGCAGGATTACGTGTATGCCTTGCTACCCCGCGGACAGATGTTGTCACAGAACTTTTACCGAGATTTGAAAGCGCATTTCCGGGCGTTGAGGTCCAGGCACTTTACGGCGGGCATTCCACTATCGATAGTCCAACCCCACTTGTTTTATCCACTACCCACCAATTATTCCGTTTCAAAGAAGCATTTGATGTCATGATCGTCGATGAGGTAGATGCTTTCCCATATTCGTACGATGAAACATTGCAGTTTGCCGTCGAAAAAGCTTGTAAAGAAGAGGCAGCGCGGATCTATTTGTCGGCAACCCCTTCCGAAAACCTGTTGTCCCGTGTAAAAAAGAAATACTTAGATGTCATCCATATCTCGAAACGGTTTCACGGTCATCCATTACCTGTCCCGAGGGTTGAGTGGTGTGGGAATTGGAAGAAAGGTTTGAAGAAAAAGCGTCTCCCGAAAGTTCTATTTGATTGGGTGAAAGAAAGACTCGATAGCGACCGGCAATGTTTTCTGTTTGTCCCTACTGTAAAGCATTTGGATGATGTGTTTGATTGTTTGAAAGATCATGGTTCTGTGGATTTCGTTCATGCGGAGGACCCAGATCGGAATGAGAAAGTAAATCGATTTCGAAAAGGAGAGATTACGATGCTGATTACGACGACCATTCTCGAACGAGGTGTGACGGTACCGAAGATCGATGCCGCCGTATTCGGTGCTGATCACGATGTGTTCACCTCCAATGCTCTCGTGCAGATTGCCGGGAGAGTGGGCCGTAGTATAGAAGACCCATATGGCGAGGTGGTCTATTACCATTATGGAAAAACGAGAGCGATGGTGTCGGCAAAACAGTCAATCGAACAGCATAACAGGCGGACATCCGAAAAAGTGAACACATGA
- a CDS encoding DegV family protein, which produces MHKVAIITDSTSYLPKDLRNKYNIKMVPLNVIFENESYQEETELTVDDFYQQVREGGKLPKTSQPAVGLFADLYEKLAAEGYTDAIVITLSSEISGTYQSAETAKSMVNSINVDVFDSEISCMPQGFFVLEAAKMAEQGQAAKVILSRLKVIRAKGIPAYFMVDDLSHLHRGGRLNSAQFFVGNLLQVKPVLQFVDKKIVPFEKIRTRKKALKRLFELIHDDVGKDETAQISVIHANREEDAKGYAEELRRDFPNAEVIITYFGPVIGTHLGEGSIGLTWIKE; this is translated from the coding sequence ATGCATAAAGTTGCAATTATTACAGATAGTACGTCTTATCTGCCAAAGGATCTGCGGAACAAATACAATATCAAGATGGTCCCGCTGAACGTCATTTTTGAAAATGAATCCTATCAGGAAGAAACAGAGCTTACTGTGGATGATTTTTACCAGCAGGTACGTGAAGGCGGAAAGCTGCCGAAAACGTCACAACCAGCAGTCGGTTTGTTCGCAGACCTCTATGAAAAGCTAGCTGCTGAAGGATATACCGATGCCATCGTCATTACGCTCTCAAGCGAAATCAGCGGTACGTACCAGAGTGCTGAAACTGCCAAATCGATGGTAAACTCGATCAATGTCGATGTGTTCGACTCTGAAATCAGCTGCATGCCGCAAGGGTTTTTCGTTTTAGAAGCAGCGAAAATGGCAGAGCAAGGGCAGGCTGCGAAAGTCATCCTATCACGCCTGAAGGTCATCCGAGCAAAAGGGATCCCGGCTTACTTCATGGTCGACGATCTGAGCCACTTGCATCGGGGCGGTCGTTTGAACAGTGCGCAATTTTTCGTCGGTAATCTGCTTCAAGTCAAACCGGTCCTGCAATTCGTCGATAAAAAGATCGTTCCATTTGAAAAGATCCGCACACGTAAAAAAGCACTTAAACGTTTGTTTGAATTGATTCATGATGATGTTGGGAAAGACGAAACGGCACAGATTTCTGTCATCCACGCCAACCGTGAGGAAGATGCGAAGGGGTATGCGGAAGAGTTACGTCGGGATTTTCCAAATGCAGAAGTTATCATCACTTATTTTGGCCCGGTAATCGGTACGCACCTTGGTGAAGGCAGTATCGGGCTGACATGGATCAAAGAATAA
- a CDS encoding response regulator transcription factor: MEMTQVNAVKTRIVLIDDHKLFREGVKRILDMEENFEVVAEGDDGQDAVDLIDSYSPDVVLMDINMPNINGVEATRRLVERFPEIKVVILSIHDDEAYVTHAVQTGASGYLLKEMDADALIEAVKVVADGGAYLHPKVTVNLLSEFRRIKTHGGNSGGEVGFKEVEYRKPLHILTRRECEVLQMLADGKSNRSIGEALYISEKTVKNHVSNILQKMNVNDRTQAVVEAIKNGWVKVN; encoded by the coding sequence ATGGAAATGACACAAGTAAACGCCGTGAAAACAAGAATCGTATTGATTGACGACCATAAACTGTTCCGTGAAGGTGTAAAACGTATTTTAGACATGGAAGAAAATTTTGAAGTAGTAGCAGAAGGTGACGATGGACAGGATGCTGTCGACTTGATCGACTCCTATTCCCCTGATGTCGTGTTGATGGACATCAACATGCCGAATATCAATGGTGTTGAAGCGACACGCCGTTTGGTTGAACGTTTTCCTGAAATCAAAGTCGTCATCCTTTCCATCCATGATGATGAGGCTTATGTGACACATGCTGTACAAACTGGCGCATCCGGGTACTTGTTGAAAGAAATGGATGCAGATGCATTGATCGAAGCGGTAAAAGTCGTTGCTGACGGTGGAGCATACCTGCACCCGAAGGTAACCGTGAACTTGTTAAGTGAATTCCGTCGCATCAAGACACACGGCGGAAATTCTGGCGGAGAAGTTGGCTTTAAAGAGGTGGAGTACCGCAAACCGCTTCACATTTTGACACGGCGTGAGTGTGAGGTCTTGCAAATGCTAGCCGATGGGAAAAGCAACCGCTCGATTGGCGAAGCGCTTTACATCAGTGAAAAGACCGTCAAAAACCATGTGAGTAACATCCTGCAGAAAATGAACGTGAACGACCGTACCCAGGCAGTCGTCGAAGCGATCAAAAACGGCTGGGTGAAAGTGAATTAA
- a CDS encoding sensor histidine kinase → MNPTKTFDPSSIDSILDKTIATVTESKEQIFDIGEQSREEFERLSRELKEIRELVLETIQRGDVLETKARLARTKLAEVSKHFERYGEEEIKQAYESASQFQVELISIRQKEASLRERRDDIERRLLTLEETVERAERLVSQISVVLSYLDSDLRKVGEIVKDAKEKQDFGLQIIEAQEEERGRVSREIHDGPAQMLANVLLRSELIEKIYMQKGVDEAHRELKDLRQMVKNALIEVRRIIYDLRPMALDDLGLIPTLEKYLRTVSGSTGIQIGLKSLGNERRLPSKMEVATYRLIQESVQNACKHAQAAEIQVKVEFQDEVLSILVRDDGVGFDQTQKKDQSFGIIGMKERVDLLEGTIKIESNPGKGTMIFIQIPLSKQEAWK, encoded by the coding sequence ATGAACCCTACAAAAACGTTTGATCCAAGCAGTATCGATTCAATCCTGGATAAAACGATCGCCACCGTTACTGAAAGTAAAGAACAAATCTTTGATATTGGCGAACAATCAAGAGAAGAATTTGAACGTTTATCGAGAGAATTGAAAGAAATCAGAGAATTGGTGTTAGAAACGATTCAACGCGGGGATGTACTGGAAACAAAAGCTCGCCTTGCTCGGACGAAGCTGGCTGAGGTCAGTAAACATTTTGAGCGGTATGGTGAAGAAGAAATCAAACAAGCTTATGAATCTGCCAGCCAGTTTCAAGTAGAATTGATTTCGATACGCCAGAAGGAAGCGTCTTTGCGGGAGCGTAGAGATGATATCGAGCGGAGACTCCTCACGTTAGAAGAAACGGTTGAGCGGGCAGAACGATTGGTCAGTCAGATCAGTGTCGTTTTAAGTTATCTGGACAGCGACCTGCGTAAAGTCGGTGAAATCGTCAAAGATGCCAAAGAAAAGCAGGATTTCGGTTTACAAATCATCGAAGCGCAAGAAGAAGAGCGAGGGCGTGTGTCACGGGAAATCCATGATGGTCCAGCTCAAATGCTTGCGAACGTTCTATTACGCTCAGAATTGATTGAAAAAATATACATGCAAAAAGGTGTCGACGAAGCGCATAGAGAATTGAAGGATTTGAGACAGATGGTCAAGAATGCTTTGATCGAAGTCCGACGGATTATCTATGATTTGCGGCCGATGGCACTTGATGACCTGGGGCTGATCCCGACACTGGAAAAATATCTTCGTACTGTCTCGGGATCTACGGGAATCCAAATTGGTTTGAAAAGTCTTGGCAACGAACGGCGCCTACCATCGAAAATGGAAGTAGCTACTTACAGGCTGATCCAGGAATCTGTGCAAAATGCATGTAAACACGCACAGGCGGCTGAGATTCAGGTGAAGGTCGAGTTTCAAGATGAAGTGTTGTCGATCCTGGTTCGAGATGATGGTGTTGGATTCGATCAGACACAGAAAAAAGATCAATCTTTTGGCATCATCGGAATGAAGGAACGAGTCGATTTATTAGAAGGCACCATAAAAATTGAGAGTAACCCTGGAAAGGGAACTATGATATTCATTCAAATACCATTAAGTAAGCAGGAGGCATGGAAATGA